A single window of Ovis aries strain OAR_USU_Benz2616 breed Rambouillet chromosome 24, ARS-UI_Ramb_v3.0, whole genome shotgun sequence DNA harbors:
- the LOC105604846 gene encoding ubiquinol-cytochrome-c reductase complex assembly factor 4, producing the protein MALRALRRWSRWPEEGNVPECPSAPWGGPRACPGAVGEAHGPAAEQCACQAGRMVYTRRRLRSSEPAEREGWSCAEARNSTELPASCDGSDGIAARGGAERGAGVARSGVMSAPAAGALRALRLVRWASRSPPPPPSGRARAQLAAEGDEEDDPHLPLRFSSSRAAPLRWTVKQSLGTGQQRSWWVVLPLSLSLMGLVIWCFFRKETSADRWLRRMLLEEVPEPSYTSEEPGAPVAHGART; encoded by the exons ATGGCGCTCCGGGCCCTGCGCAGGTGGTCCCGCTGGCCTGAAGAGGGAAACGTGCCCGAGTGCCCGTCGGCTCCGTGGGGAGGGCCACGGGCGTGCCCTGGTGCCGTGGGTGAGGCCCACGGTCCTGCGGCTGAGCAGTGCGCCTGCCAAGCAGGGCGGATGGTGTATACGCGGCGACGGCTGCGCAGCTCAGAGCCCGCAGAGCGCGAGGGCTGG TCGTGCGCGGAGGCCCGGAACAGCACCGAACTTCCGGCTTCGTGCGACGGAAGTGACGGGATTGCGGCGCGCGGCGGCGCCGAGCGCGGAGCCGGGGTCGCAAGGAGCGGCGTTATGTCCGCGCCGGCGGCCGG GGCGCTCCGGGCGCTGAGGCTCGTGCGCTGGGCTTCCCGAAGCCCGCCTCCGCCGCCCAGCGGCCGGGCTCGAGCCCAGCTCGCGGCCGAGGGCGACGAAGAGGATGATCCTCACCTGCCCCTTCGGTTTTCCTCCAGCAGAGCCGCGCCGCTCCGCTGGACAGTGAAGCAGTCCCTGGGAACCGGGCAGCAGCGATCCTGGTGGGTGGTGCTGCCCTTAAGCCTGTCCCTCATGGGTCTGGTCATTTGGTGCTTCTTCAGGAAGGAGACCAGCGCGGACCGGTGGTTGAGACGGATGTTGCTGGAAGAGGTACCGGAGCCTAGCTACACTTCTGAAGAGCCTGGAGCTCCGGTGGCCCACGGGGCGAGGACTTAA